A genome region from Methanococcoides burtonii DSM 6242 includes the following:
- a CDS encoding Sec-independent protein translocase subunit TatA/TatB has translation MIGSMEIIVSSLVALLLFGPDKFPEFARSLGKAVGEFKNELRKAEISVDNMEEFAKADHNQDIDSHIRKLAEEGGIETKGKTTNEVLESLSDVFNKMNEIKLKK, from the coding sequence ATGATCGGTTCAATGGAAATTATTGTATCTAGCCTTGTAGCACTGCTTCTCTTTGGTCCAGATAAGTTTCCAGAATTTGCAAGATCTCTGGGGAAAGCAGTCGGTGAATTTAAGAACGAGCTACGTAAGGCAGAAATATCTGTGGACAACATGGAAGAATTTGCCAAGGCGGATCACAATCAGGATATAGATAGCCACATCAGAAAACTTGCAGAAGAGGGTGGAATTGAGACCAAAGGGAAAACTACAAATGAAGTTTTAGAATCTCTCTCAGATGTTTTCAACAAGATGAATGAGATAAAATTAAAAAAATGA
- the thsA gene encoding thermosome subunit alpha gives MAGLGQPTIIDPRKEQTQGKDALHMNIAAAKAVANIVKTTLGPKGMDKMLVNGVGDIVLTNDGAMILKGMEIEHPTAKMIVEVAKTQENIAGDGTTSAVVLAGALLEKAEELLDTGIHPTVIIKGFLEASSKAMELLDNYAVQVTKEDRDVLVNIAKTAIAGKSSEAFADHISNICVDAALEVEEDGKVDLNNIMLTQDPGQQIDDTEFLEGIVVNKARLHSAMPEKVENPKIAILASDISVKKTKNKASLQIDSADKMKEFIEQEKADFEAMLDKILDTGATAIIGTKNIDQVAMDYFQKKGVYAIRRVNEDDIKAISRATGAHIVKNIMDISEKDLGTADLVEQIGAFDLGKTYIRGCKNTNTITILLRGSTEHITDNLERTMDDALNVIKNTIEDGMIVAGGGASEIEIAQGLKSYATSVGGREQLAVSAFAEALESIPREIAINAGMDGIDTILALRAKHTEIKNAGLDVYSTEIVDTFEKGIVDSLRVKKQAIKSASEVANMVLRVDDMLKARRQEMMDVNPEHNIHNYEGM, from the coding sequence ATGGCAGGACTAGGTCAGCCAACAATTATAGATCCAAGAAAGGAACAGACACAGGGCAAGGATGCACTTCACATGAACATTGCAGCAGCAAAAGCAGTTGCAAATATAGTAAAGACAACACTTGGTCCAAAAGGAATGGACAAGATGCTTGTCAATGGTGTGGGTGACATCGTACTTACCAACGACGGCGCAATGATCTTAAAAGGGATGGAGATCGAACATCCAACCGCTAAGATGATCGTTGAAGTTGCAAAGACCCAGGAAAATATTGCAGGAGACGGCACAACAAGTGCTGTCGTTCTTGCCGGCGCACTTCTTGAGAAAGCAGAAGAGCTCCTTGACACCGGAATCCACCCTACAGTTATCATCAAAGGGTTCCTGGAAGCCTCTAGCAAGGCAATGGAATTACTTGACAATTACGCAGTACAGGTCACAAAGGAGGACAGGGACGTCCTTGTGAACATTGCAAAGACCGCCATTGCAGGCAAGTCTTCAGAAGCGTTTGCAGACCATATCTCAAACATTTGTGTTGATGCTGCACTTGAAGTAGAGGAAGATGGAAAGGTCGACCTCAATAATATAATGCTTACACAGGACCCTGGACAACAGATAGATGATACAGAGTTCCTTGAAGGCATCGTTGTTAACAAGGCACGTCTCCATTCAGCAATGCCCGAAAAGGTTGAGAATCCAAAGATCGCTATTCTTGCTTCAGACATCTCTGTCAAGAAGACAAAGAACAAAGCATCTCTCCAGATCGATTCAGCTGATAAGATGAAAGAGTTCATTGAGCAGGAAAAAGCGGACTTCGAAGCAATGCTCGACAAGATACTTGATACCGGAGCAACCGCCATTATTGGTACAAAGAACATTGACCAGGTCGCAATGGACTATTTCCAGAAGAAAGGAGTCTATGCGATCAGACGTGTAAATGAAGACGACATCAAAGCGATCTCAAGAGCAACCGGAGCACACATTGTAAAGAATATCATGGACATCTCCGAGAAGGACCTTGGAACCGCAGATCTCGTTGAACAGATCGGTGCATTCGACCTTGGTAAGACATACATCAGAGGTTGCAAGAACACGAACACCATCACCATCCTCCTCAGAGGAAGTACGGAACATATCACCGATAACCTTGAACGTACAATGGATGATGCACTCAACGTGATCAAGAACACCATCGAAGATGGCATGATCGTTGCAGGTGGCGGTGCTTCCGAGATCGAGATCGCACAGGGACTCAAATCATATGCAACCAGTGTAGGAGGACGCGAACAGCTCGCAGTCTCAGCATTTGCTGAAGCACTCGAGAGCATTCCAAGGGAAATTGCAATCAATGCAGGTATGGACGGTATCGATACAATTCTGGCACTTCGTGCAAAACACACTGAGATAAAGAATGCTGGCCTTGATGTTTACTCGACCGAGATCGTTGACACTTTCGAAAAAGGCATTGTTGATTCCCTCAGGGTAAAGAAACAAGCCATCAAATCCGCTTCCGAGGTTGCCAACATGGTATTACGTGTTGACGACATGCTCAAAGCAAGAAGGCAGGAGATGATGGATGTGAACCCTGAACACAACATCCACAACTACGAAGGAATGTAA
- the ppdK gene encoding pyruvate, phosphate dikinase, translated as MADNKFVYIFGNNETEGKNSMKDLLGGKGANLAEMSNLGIPVPVGFTITTEVCTLYLKNGQYPPGFEEHIDNAIKQLESTTKKNFGDLKNPLLLSVRSGARVSMPGMMDTVLNLGLNDDSVVGLAAKTGNERFAYDSYRRFLTMFANVVLDIDHEKFESTLSAMKKDKNVKQDNDLEVEDLKELVEKFKTIIKDEAGKEFPQNAREQLQMAIDAVFGSWNNQRAKTYRKLNGIPGEWGTAVNVQSMVYGNMGETSGTGVAFTRDPATGEKRFFGEYLINAQGEDVVAGIRTPQPIKALKNTMPKVYDQLVDIYMKLEDHFKDMQDIEFTIEKGKLFMLQTRTGKRTAAAAIKIATEMVEEGLIDKHTALLRVEPEQIDRLLHPNIDPTSAYEVMATGLPASPGAAVGEVVFTAEHAEEMAKNGEKTILVRAETSPEDIGGMNASEGILTVRGGMTSHAAVVARGMGKPCVAGCGEITIDIKEKVFNVGDYTVKEGDIISIDGSTGNVILGKVDLILPGVTDELETILTWADEVRTLKVRTNADTPHDAEVARDFGAEGIGLCRTEHMFFGEDRIPAVREMIMAEDIESRKLALKKLLPMQREDFIGIFKAMEGFPVTIRLLDPPLHEFLPNHEEVMEKLWELESSDASQEEMDRVKKIGERIEYLKEINPMLGHRGCRLGITYPEIYEMQAQAIIEAACELSKDGMKIVPEIMIPLVSHVKELEFVKKHITSIFESVMEEMGIKLDYMVGTMIELPRAVLTADQIAKEAEFFSFGTNDLTQTTFGFSRDDAGKFLPFYLESGILEDDPFAVLDQDGVGQLVKIGIEKGRATRPDIKIGICGEHGGEPKSVKFGHNVGLDYVSCSPFRVPIARLAAAHAVLENKQ; from the coding sequence GTGGCAGATAATAAATTTGTGTACATTTTCGGAAACAACGAAACTGAAGGCAAAAACAGTATGAAAGACCTGCTTGGGGGCAAAGGAGCCAACCTCGCAGAAATGTCAAATCTGGGAATTCCAGTACCAGTTGGCTTTACGATCACAACGGAGGTCTGTACGCTCTATCTTAAGAACGGGCAGTACCCCCCAGGCTTTGAAGAGCATATCGATAACGCTATCAAACAACTTGAAAGTACAACAAAGAAGAATTTTGGGGACTTAAAGAACCCACTTCTCCTTTCAGTACGATCAGGTGCCCGTGTATCTATGCCGGGAATGATGGACACGGTCCTCAACCTTGGCCTTAACGATGATTCGGTGGTCGGACTTGCTGCTAAGACCGGAAACGAACGATTCGCTTATGACAGTTATAGACGATTCCTCACGATGTTTGCTAACGTTGTGCTTGATATCGACCATGAAAAGTTCGAGTCCACGCTTTCTGCAATGAAGAAAGACAAAAATGTAAAACAGGACAACGACCTTGAAGTGGAAGATCTTAAGGAACTCGTTGAGAAGTTCAAGACGATCATCAAAGATGAGGCCGGAAAGGAGTTCCCTCAAAATGCAAGGGAACAACTCCAGATGGCCATCGATGCGGTGTTCGGCTCATGGAACAACCAGCGTGCTAAAACATACAGAAAACTGAACGGCATCCCAGGAGAATGGGGAACCGCGGTCAATGTACAAAGCATGGTCTATGGTAACATGGGTGAAACCTCCGGAACAGGAGTTGCGTTCACAAGAGATCCCGCTACAGGTGAGAAGAGATTCTTCGGTGAATACCTCATCAACGCACAGGGCGAAGATGTGGTTGCCGGCATCAGAACACCACAACCGATCAAAGCTCTCAAGAACACTATGCCTAAGGTCTATGACCAGCTCGTTGATATTTACATGAAACTGGAAGATCACTTCAAAGACATGCAGGATATCGAGTTCACTATCGAGAAAGGCAAGCTTTTCATGCTTCAGACAAGGACCGGAAAGAGAACAGCAGCAGCAGCTATTAAAATAGCTACTGAAATGGTCGAAGAAGGGCTTATCGATAAACATACCGCACTCTTAAGGGTCGAGCCTGAACAGATCGACAGGCTTCTGCATCCGAACATCGACCCAACCTCAGCATATGAAGTAATGGCAACAGGACTTCCCGCATCGCCAGGAGCAGCTGTCGGAGAGGTAGTGTTCACAGCCGAACATGCTGAAGAGATGGCAAAAAATGGTGAAAAGACCATCCTTGTACGTGCAGAGACATCCCCTGAAGATATCGGTGGCATGAACGCCTCTGAAGGTATCCTGACAGTTCGAGGTGGAATGACATCACACGCTGCAGTGGTCGCAAGAGGCATGGGGAAACCATGTGTTGCGGGATGCGGTGAGATAACCATCGATATTAAAGAGAAAGTATTCAATGTCGGTGATTACACCGTCAAAGAAGGCGACATTATCTCCATTGACGGCTCCACAGGAAATGTCATTTTAGGAAAGGTCGACCTTATCCTCCCAGGAGTTACAGACGAACTTGAGACCATACTCACATGGGCTGACGAAGTACGCACCCTTAAAGTAAGGACAAATGCTGACACGCCTCATGATGCAGAGGTCGCACGTGACTTCGGTGCAGAGGGAATTGGATTGTGCAGAACAGAGCACATGTTCTTCGGAGAGGACAGAATCCCTGCTGTACGTGAGATGATAATGGCAGAGGATATCGAATCCCGAAAGTTGGCTCTTAAGAAGCTCCTGCCAATGCAGAGAGAGGACTTTATCGGTATTTTCAAAGCAATGGAAGGATTCCCGGTAACTATCAGGTTACTCGACCCACCACTCCACGAGTTCCTGCCAAACCATGAAGAGGTCATGGAAAAACTCTGGGAGCTCGAATCTTCTGATGCATCACAGGAAGAAATGGATAGGGTAAAGAAGATAGGTGAACGTATCGAATATCTGAAAGAGATAAACCCAATGCTCGGACACAGGGGATGCCGCCTTGGTATCACATATCCCGAGATATATGAAATGCAGGCACAGGCTATCATCGAAGCTGCATGCGAGCTCTCAAAGGATGGTATGAAGATAGTACCTGAGATAATGATACCTCTTGTAAGCCATGTAAAGGAGCTTGAGTTCGTCAAGAAACACATCACTTCTATTTTTGAATCTGTGATGGAAGAAATGGGAATTAAGCTCGACTATATGGTAGGTACCATGATAGAACTGCCAAGAGCAGTCCTAACCGCTGACCAGATAGCAAAGGAAGCAGAGTTCTTCTCCTTCGGGACTAACGATCTGACACAGACGACCTTCGGATTCAGCAGAGATGATGCAGGTAAGTTCTTGCCATTCTACCTTGAAAGCGGTATCCTTGAAGATGACCCATTCGCAGTGCTCGACCAGGATGGTGTCGGTCAGCTTGTGAAGATAGGAATCGAAAAAGGACGGGCAACAAGACCGGACATCAAGATAGGAATCTGTGGAGAACACGGCGGAGAACCAAAATCCGTGAAGTTCGGACACAACGTCGGACTGGACTATGTCAGTTGTTCACCATTCCGTGTGCCTATTGCAAGGCTTGCAGCTGCACACGCAGTCCTTGAGAACAAACAATAA
- a CDS encoding helicase HerA domain-containing protein, with protein sequence MHGSVGIISGETGSFGFNFLISDSTAVNRGEYVKAWHESDGWVLCQVLSIKRSSDVANNKHSFDEAKKVFDELKKESKTNKRSDRIVAEATVIGSRDPSGLLRSPKTPFSPGDDIFPADNDLISSALGLSGNEMYIGMLDGTDIPVHLSVNSLVQKHVSILAKTGSGKSYTAAVLLEELLDRKVPLLIIDPHSEYASMKDASPKNDGFKKFGISPKGYGSNVTIYTPANKVINPNADELFRLNGNNLTAKDLTAIFPDNFTATHIGILYEAIQKLRAEMETYTLDDIIFEVGNNESKARWNVMGVLEDIRDSDILSSSPTELTELMHNGKASVIDFKGVPPELQSMIVARLCSALFEARKMNAIPPGMLVVEEAHNFAPERGFSKTASSEVLRTIASEGRKFGLGMMVISQRPARIDKNVLSQCGTQIIMKVTNPNDLKSISKGLEGVNSFVEDELMRLPPGVAMLVSNDIERPVLVDIRVRKSKHGGESVNVLKSSKKTPFEPVKRASKKAIPPSPKPASVEQKVSSNTPPPKRTPTKDVGKEGGGLFKKIFGSEK encoded by the coding sequence ATGCACGGTTCAGTAGGAATTATTTCAGGAGAGACCGGTTCGTTTGGTTTTAACTTCCTTATTTCAGATAGTACTGCTGTTAATCGAGGGGAATATGTAAAGGCATGGCACGAGTCGGATGGCTGGGTGCTTTGTCAGGTGTTATCCATCAAAAGGTCAAGTGATGTAGCCAATAACAAACATTCTTTCGATGAGGCAAAAAAGGTCTTCGATGAACTGAAAAAGGAAAGTAAGACCAACAAAAGGTCAGATCGTATAGTTGCAGAGGCTACGGTTATAGGAAGTCGTGACCCATCCGGTCTTCTTAGGTCCCCTAAGACCCCGTTCAGCCCTGGAGATGATATTTTCCCGGCAGACAATGACCTTATAAGCTCAGCATTAGGTCTTTCAGGCAATGAGATGTACATCGGCATGCTGGATGGTACGGACATTCCTGTTCATCTTAGTGTGAACAGCCTTGTACAGAAACATGTCAGTATACTTGCAAAGACCGGTAGTGGTAAATCATATACTGCTGCTGTACTGCTCGAGGAACTGCTTGATCGTAAGGTTCCTCTTCTGATAATCGATCCTCATAGTGAATATGCTTCAATGAAGGATGCCTCTCCGAAAAATGATGGTTTTAAGAAATTTGGCATATCCCCTAAGGGCTATGGTTCTAATGTTACTATCTATACTCCTGCTAACAAAGTGATAAATCCTAATGCTGATGAGCTTTTCAGACTGAATGGTAACAATCTGACGGCAAAGGACCTGACTGCGATCTTTCCTGATAACTTCACGGCAACTCATATTGGTATTCTCTATGAGGCCATACAGAAACTGCGGGCTGAGATGGAAACCTATACGCTTGATGATATTATCTTCGAGGTCGGGAACAATGAGAGCAAGGCCCGCTGGAATGTTATGGGTGTACTAGAGGATATTCGTGATTCTGATATTCTTTCTTCTTCTCCTACTGAGCTTACTGAGCTTATGCACAATGGTAAAGCATCGGTCATCGATTTTAAGGGTGTGCCTCCGGAACTTCAGAGCATGATAGTTGCACGTCTTTGCAGTGCGCTTTTCGAGGCACGTAAGATGAACGCTATCCCTCCGGGTATGCTTGTGGTGGAAGAAGCCCACAATTTCGCACCGGAAAGAGGATTTAGCAAGACTGCAAGTTCCGAGGTGTTGCGTACTATTGCATCGGAAGGAAGAAAGTTCGGTCTTGGGATGATGGTGATATCTCAGCGTCCGGCAAGGATAGACAAGAACGTCCTCTCACAATGTGGTACGCAGATTATTATGAAGGTCACTAATCCAAACGACCTAAAATCCATTAGTAAGGGTCTGGAAGGTGTCAATTCTTTCGTGGAGGACGAACTTATGCGATTGCCACCAGGTGTCGCTATGTTGGTCAGTAACGATATTGAAAGACCGGTCCTTGTGGACATCAGGGTAAGAAAGTCAAAGCATGGCGGTGAATCTGTGAATGTCTTGAAGAGCTCGAAAAAGACACCTTTTGAACCTGTTAAACGTGCTTCTAAAAAAGCAATTCCTCCTTCTCCGAAGCCTGCATCTGTGGAGCAGAAAGTTTCCTCGAACACTCCACCTCCTAAAAGGACACCTACCAAAGATGTGGGGAAAGAAGGCGGTGGTCTTTTCAAGAAGATATTTGGTTCGGAAAAGTGA
- a CDS encoding DUF357 domain-containing protein: MAADLNEKVERYERLLSEALAKADISPIENSHMRTVAEDYKNMARSYYEDGIHFIRSEDPVNALICFSYGHAWLDAGARLGVFDVDDAVLFTI; this comes from the coding sequence GTGGCAGCAGATCTGAACGAAAAGGTCGAAAGGTATGAACGGCTATTGAGTGAAGCTCTTGCTAAAGCCGATATAAGCCCTATCGAGAATTCACATATGCGTACGGTGGCTGAGGATTACAAGAATATGGCCCGCTCCTATTATGAGGATGGTATCCATTTTATCAGGTCTGAAGATCCAGTGAATGCGCTTATATGTTTCAGTTATGGCCATGCGTGGTTGGATGCAGGTGCACGTTTGGGCGTGTTTGATGTTGATGATGCTGTGTTGTTCACAATATGA
- a CDS encoding DUF555 domain-containing protein, with translation MTNYHVTLEAAWLVRDVETADDAIGVAISEAGKRLNPKKLDFVEVDVGTTYCPACSEPFGSVFIAANTALVGLVLEMKVFDAESDEHASRIAKSVIGKALTDVPLNVVDVEEFD, from the coding sequence ATGACAAATTATCATGTTACACTTGAAGCGGCTTGGTTGGTAAGAGATGTAGAAACAGCGGATGATGCCATTGGGGTAGCTATCTCAGAAGCTGGAAAAAGATTGAACCCTAAAAAGCTTGATTTTGTAGAGGTTGATGTAGGTACTACTTACTGTCCTGCCTGCAGTGAGCCATTTGGTAGTGTTTTCATTGCAGCTAATACAGCGCTCGTTGGTCTCGTTCTTGAGATGAAGGTGTTCGATGCTGAAAGTGATGAACATGCTTCAAGGATTGCGAAATCAGTTATTGGAAAGGCACTTACTGATGTACCTTTGAACGTTGTGGATGTTGAAGAGTTCGATTGA
- the dph5 gene encoding diphthine synthase has protein sequence MLDFVGLGLFDEKDISLKGLEKIHNADKVYVEFYTSILMGTDLEKMEMLYKKKITVLSREDVEQHAEDWLVDAKDSNVVFLTGGDTMVSTTHVDLRLRAADMGIKTTLIHGASIASAICGLSGLQNYRFGKSVTIPHPYVSNRGVRVVSQTPYDTIKNNIEAGLHTAVFLDIDKDKGYMTVNQAMEILLEVEGKLGEGVMVDRLAVGIARAGSPSPVVKADYIEALRDYYLGGPLHIVVIPAELHFVEAEALVKLAGAPEGILENID, from the coding sequence ATGCTTGATTTTGTAGGACTTGGTCTGTTCGATGAAAAGGACATTTCGTTAAAAGGTCTTGAAAAGATACACAACGCTGACAAGGTCTATGTTGAGTTCTATACTTCCATTCTAATGGGGACTGATCTTGAAAAGATGGAAATGCTCTATAAAAAGAAGATCACCGTGCTCTCAAGGGAAGATGTGGAACAACATGCTGAGGACTGGTTGGTTGATGCGAAAGACAGTAATGTCGTTTTTTTGACAGGCGGAGATACCATGGTTTCCACAACACATGTGGACCTGCGTCTGAGGGCAGCGGATATGGGTATCAAGACGACCCTTATACACGGAGCTTCCATCGCATCTGCAATATGCGGGCTTTCCGGCCTCCAGAACTACCGTTTTGGCAAATCCGTTACCATACCACATCCTTATGTTAGCAATCGTGGGGTAAGGGTGGTATCTCAGACTCCTTATGACACTATTAAGAATAATATCGAAGCGGGACTTCATACGGCTGTTTTCCTTGACATCGACAAGGACAAAGGCTATATGACCGTCAATCAGGCAATGGAGATACTGCTTGAGGTCGAGGGCAAACTTGGTGAAGGCGTTATGGTCGATCGTCTCGCCGTGGGTATTGCTCGTGCTGGTTCACCATCTCCTGTGGTGAAAGCAGACTATATTGAAGCTCTCAGGGACTATTATTTAGGGGGACCGCTTCATATCGTTGTGATCCCGGCAGAGTTGCATTTTGTCGAGGCAGAAGCACTTGTAAAGCTTGCTGGCGCGCCTGAAGGGATCCTTGAGAATATTGATTGA
- a CDS encoding IS1 family transposase (programmed frameshift), which yields MNCPRCKSSNHKKNGKIDGRQRYKCHDCEYNYSVELKSTASPMSVKRQALQLYLEGLGFRSIGRFLRVSHVSVQKWIKKFGRELENLKSENEILIVELDEMHTYIGNKKYCWIWIAVDRDGKRFIDCSFGSRGTETGLKLWKKLKGKEIGEVMTDHWRAYAEFVPEKIHTQSKAETYTVEGYNSIFRHFLARLRRKSKCYTKSLEMLKYSVILLMKYRNKELAMFN from the exons ATGAACTGTCCCAGGTGCAAGAGCTCCAATCATAAAAAAAACGGTAAAATCGATGGACGTCAACGCTACAAATGCCATGATTGTGAGTATAACTATTCAGTGGAGCTAAAATCAACTGCTAGCCCCATGTCTGTTAAACGGCAGGCTTTACAACTCTATCTCGAAGGATTAGGATTTCGTTCAATTGGACGTTTTTTAAGAGTTAGCCACGTTTCTGTCCAAAAATGGATAAAGAAGTTTGGTCGTGAATTAGAGAATCTAAAGAGCGAAAATGAAATATTGATCGTTGAATTAGATGAAATGCACACTTATATCGGGAACAAA AAATATTGTTGGATCTGGATTGCTGTTGATAGAGATGGAAAAAGGTTCATCGACTGCTCTTTTGGTAGCAGGGGAACGGAAACAGGACTAAAACTCTGGAAAAAATTAAAGGGGAAGGAGATTGGAGAAGTGATGACTGATCACTGGAGGGCATATGCAGAGTTTGTTCCAGAGAAAATTCACACTCAATCCAAAGCTGAAACATATACTGTTGAAGGATATAACAGCATATTCAGGCACTTTCTGGCAAGATTGAGAAGAAAGTCAAAGTGTTATACTAAGAGTCTTGAAATGCTGAAGTACTCTGTTATTCTTTTGATGAAGTACAGAAATAAAGAATTAGCTATGTTTAATTAA
- a CDS encoding carbohydrate kinase family protein → MSDSISVVGHAAIDFLFDVEGISGPNESNPIVDYQRFYGGGAANIVAAISILGGRSQLISAVGDDFSTSGYESYLESLGVDLSLLFRLKGEKGTAAYVFTDPFHNQSTYFYWGASAKLKELEPPEVDFVHLATSESNFNAKIAKKAKFVSFDPGQDLVTYTRENLEIVLENTDILFTNKYEIKRVCEMTESTFEDIRAQIDVVVVTYDADGSKIFTADAEHEIPIVPVNALDPTGAGDAYRAGFLVSYRRGYPLDSCGRVGATVASFAVGSVGCQTDLPTWDDMVVRYESHFGAFPSLDG, encoded by the coding sequence ATGTCTGATTCCATCTCTGTTGTGGGCCACGCAGCGATAGACTTTCTTTTTGATGTGGAAGGTATTTCAGGTCCCAATGAATCAAATCCTATTGTGGACTATCAGCGTTTTTATGGTGGTGGGGCGGCTAATATCGTTGCAGCTATCTCTATCCTTGGGGGAAGATCCCAACTGATCTCTGCTGTGGGTGATGATTTCTCAACATCTGGCTATGAGAGCTACCTTGAGTCTTTAGGTGTCGATCTTTCACTGCTTTTCAGGCTTAAAGGTGAAAAAGGAACGGCAGCATATGTTTTTACTGATCCTTTTCATAATCAGTCCACTTACTTTTATTGGGGTGCTTCTGCAAAACTGAAAGAGCTGGAACCCCCTGAGGTGGATTTTGTCCATTTAGCTACTTCTGAGTCTAATTTCAATGCAAAGATCGCGAAAAAAGCGAAGTTCGTGTCTTTTGATCCGGGACAGGACCTTGTGACCTATACAAGGGAGAATCTTGAAATTGTTCTTGAGAACACTGATATTCTTTTCACTAACAAGTATGAGATAAAGCGGGTATGTGAGATGACCGAAAGCACTTTTGAGGATATCAGGGCGCAAATCGATGTTGTCGTTGTCACTTATGATGCTGATGGTAGCAAGATATTCACTGCGGATGCCGAACATGAGATTCCTATAGTTCCTGTAAACGCACTCGATCCTACAGGTGCAGGAGATGCTTATCGTGCGGGTTTCCTTGTATCTTACAGGCGCGGTTATCCTCTGGATTCATGTGGCAGGGTAGGTGCAACGGTTGCTTCCTTTGCAGTAGGGTCAGTTGGGTGTCAGACCGATCTTCCGACATGGGATGATATGGTTGTCAGGTACGAAAGTCATTTTGGAGCATTTCCATCTTTGGATGGTTAA
- a CDS encoding S4 domain-containing protein: protein MRLDAYLVEMGSFKSRGRSKKAIVDGHVKIDGSVVTKPSKDVSIDDDVKVDEGLDMPKGYFKLKGIQDETGLIKEGDSVLDLGSSAGGFIVFASEIAADVRGLEFSRDFREELGQIAHERSNVSVMFGDVFTFPLETMAPEPVDVILSDMTLEPEDSLAALKRVLPLLKLDGQLLQVIKMSKRIKREPLLSIMEGLSLEIQNVLESEKQEIYVVARKIGEVEDTD from the coding sequence ATGAGGCTCGATGCATATCTTGTTGAAATGGGTTCTTTTAAGTCCCGTGGTCGCTCTAAAAAGGCTATAGTTGATGGTCATGTGAAAATTGATGGTTCTGTTGTAACAAAGCCGTCAAAAGATGTTTCTATTGATGATGATGTCAAGGTGGATGAAGGACTTGATATGCCAAAGGGATATTTCAAGTTAAAAGGAATACAGGATGAGACCGGTCTTATCAAAGAGGGCGATTCTGTTCTTGATCTGGGTTCAAGTGCAGGCGGTTTTATTGTATTTGCATCTGAGATCGCAGCTGATGTGAGGGGTCTGGAGTTCAGCCGTGATTTCAGGGAAGAGCTTGGTCAGATAGCTCATGAAAGAAGTAATGTTTCGGTCATGTTCGGTGATGTTTTTACCTTCCCTCTCGAGACCATGGCGCCGGAGCCCGTTGATGTCATCCTGAGTGATATGACCCTTGAACCGGAGGATTCACTAGCAGCCCTTAAGCGTGTGCTCCCATTGCTTAAATTGGATGGGCAGTTGCTTCAGGTAATAAAGATGTCAAAAAGGATTAAGAGGGAACCTCTGCTTAGTATAATGGAAGGGCTTAGCCTTGAAATTCAGAACGTGCTTGAATCCGAGAAGCAGGAGATATACGTTGTTGCACGCAAGATCGGTGAGGTCGAGGATACTGATTGA
- a CDS encoding DUF2119 domain-containing protein, whose translation MLLKIYGKGRPFRLFVAGLHGQEWQDTSDVLLNIERPSSGTLAILPVVSRGKYISTLDGDFYKGMGKLIVDVVEECQPDIYVELHSYSSENFHKLVSSTRINEIGVPGFSVLENNVLMGSVSPHIRRDHFPVEALCLTFEIERLDQSSKEFAAKMLRVVKECRSRDGFIEYMMERYPNVAKKAIEDYKKFYGS comes from the coding sequence ATGCTTCTCAAGATATATGGGAAAGGTCGTCCATTTCGTCTTTTTGTTGCCGGGCTTCATGGGCAGGAATGGCAGGATACTTCAGATGTACTGTTGAATATTGAGCGTCCATCATCAGGCACTCTTGCTATACTGCCTGTGGTCAGCAGGGGAAAATATATTTCCACACTGGACGGGGATTTTTATAAGGGCATGGGGAAGCTGATCGTTGATGTGGTGGAGGAATGTCAGCCGGATATCTACGTAGAGTTGCATTCCTATTCTTCGGAAAATTTTCATAAATTGGTATCAAGCACAAGGATAAATGAAATAGGTGTGCCGGGATTCAGTGTTCTGGAAAATAATGTGTTGATGGGTTCGGTTTCCCCTCATATTAGGAGAGATCATTTTCCGGTGGAAGCTTTGTGTCTGACATTTGAGATCGAAAGGTTGGATCAGAGCTCGAAAGAGTTTGCTGCTAAGATGCTTCGCGTTGTAAAAGAATGCCGTTCAAGGGATGGTTTCATCGAATATATGATGGAACGCTATCCCAATGTGGCTAAAAAAGCAATAGAAGACTATAAAAAATTCTATGGATCGTAA